The Methanofastidiosum sp. genomic sequence ATATCAAGATTTTTATTATACTGTTTTGCAAGCTCAAAAAGTATTTCAAGATGCCTTTTCTCATTTCCCTTTGCTTCGACTAGTGGCAGGCCTCCAACTACATCTGCTCCAAGTTCCATTGCTTTTTCCATTAGGTCTCTTTTTGCTTCATCGACTACACCTTCTTGTGGGAAAGCGGCTATCTCTATGTATACTCTATCCTTGTATTTTTCTCTTAATTTTAGAAGAGATTTAATCGGGACTACCCCGGCTGTTGGGTCTACATCTACCTGCGTCCTTATTGCCGTTATCCCTTTTGATAGCATCCGCTCTATTGTGTCTGTTGCTCTTTTTTCAATGTCTGATTCAGAATAAGAGCTCTTCAATTTCTTTAATAGAAGCCTGTTTTCTTCAAGTGTCTTACCAAGATGGTCTTCTGTCATCTTATCTAATAGATTTGACTTATCAAGGTGGCAGTGAGAATTTACAAATCCACTTAGAACATAGTGTTTGTTTGCATCTATGTTTGTTTCGCCATTATTCAATTTGCCTATCTTTTCTATTTTGCCATTATTAATACCAATGTCAGAAATTGTAGTACCATTTATTCTTGCATTTTTAATGACAAGACTAAATTCGCTCAAGTAATTACCTCCTTTTCCGAAGGAGGGGATAAGAAAAACTGTTTTGAA encodes the following:
- a CDS encoding amidohydrolase family protein; the protein is MSEFSLVIKNARINGTTISDIGINNGKIEKIGKLNNGETNIDANKHYVLSGFVNSHCHLDKSNLLDKMTEDHLGKTLEENRLLLKKLKSSYSESDIEKRATDTIERMLSKGITAIRTQVDVDPTAGVVPIKSLLKLREKYKDRVYIEIAAFPQEGVVDEAKRDLMEKAMELGADVVGGLPLVEAKGNEKRHLEILFELAKQYNKNLDIQVDETNDPRMAILPEVIKKTKEENFQGRVTVTHAIALSRLPTEKAKEIIQQMKALRINVIVTPSANMITRFAEVNDLWIRPSNSITRVTELYDNGINVAIGTDNVRDIFYPFGNCSMIRELHMLVSATRMTTRDYIDGAIAMATTNGAKLLGLNYGIEEGRQADIIITDGMSKLDILNSDETIPCVIKNGNILSFNDNKFQRRNN